GCCCCCGCCGGTTACGACCTTGTCGCCGCGCCGAAGTGCCGTCAGCATCGACTTGTGGTCCTTCATCTTCTTCTGCTGGGGGCGGATCAGGAGGAAATAGAAGACCACGAAAATGAGCACCAGGGGCGCGATCGACATGATGTCGAACCCGCCCGTAGCACCACCCGCCGCCTGCGCGTAAGCCGTTGTCGTGAACATGCTCGCAACTCTCCTTGCTGGGCTTCCGGCCGGACGCTCCCGGGGCGCCGCACGATG
This genomic window from Alphaproteobacteria bacterium contains:
- the yajC gene encoding preprotein translocase subunit YajC, which translates into the protein HRAAPRERPAGSPARRVASMFTTTAYAQAAGGATGGFDIMSIAPLVLIFVVFYFLLIRPQQKKMKDHKSMLTALRRGDKVVTGGGIIGTVSKPPEGEEVVIEIADGIKVRVVRSTIQSVLTRSEPAEKAAGDEKGTGDEKKDASKSVVDRK